In Chitinophaga sp. HK235, a single window of DNA contains:
- a CDS encoding sugar-binding domain-containing protein has translation MLRQISTAFLVIGCTTLSILASGQTSDSWKMKPSPLQTRWAKDVKPSSVLPEYPRPQMVRSGWENLNGLWNYTITSAAEQTPPTTYSNQILVPFPLESALSGVGKTLQPDQRLWYKRTFNKPASKGKDKTILHFGAVDYNTTVFLNGKKIGEHTGGYTGFNIDITEHLKDKNNELVVSVLDPTDQGDNPHGKQVLQPRNILYTGSSGIWQTVWLETVPPVYIADLKMVPQIDQQRLDIQVNTDGNANGYTVEAIASSKGNVIGSIKGKPNTDLQLSVPNPQLWSPNTPFLYDLSVRLLYNNKVVDTVASYFGMRKIEIKKDENGQERIFLNGKYTYNLGVLDQGFWPDGLYAAPTDEALKFDILAVKSMGFNTIRKHVKVEPDRWYYHCDREGILVWQDMVTCPNTTVSSRKNFEKENIATVAQLYNHPSIVCWVLFNEGWARYDQQRLTEAMKQMDPSRLINGHTGENYDRESPKDPNEKWKSSDLTDVHEYPGPGISPSLPGKARVLGEWGGVQVRTPNHQWNAAEGWGYITSTAAGFTRKYELMNKHLKLYEEEGLSGSIYTEPFDVETEENGLVSYDREVVKIPVARLRQIHGILVPPTSDVAAAFIVKDIDTTNPNNNYTALLEEYRKGKKDPAFLQQLAQMAASVNDKSNAVKIANDFIAQLKAPYTNSQLAFISKFTTSSRDKGFQLLLANREQINQALGQRQADRKLMGIIFGEEIQPYVQDAAATPDWNKIEAKTKQYGAPGEEIFLRAKTIHLLNQKDYDNFATTADQYVGKCAAYISANELNTYAWTVFENLSDPTHLNNAANWCQHLLKAGDNPAYIDTYANVLYKAGKKEDAIAYEEKAVQLAPSSDKMNYQDTLDKMKKGEKTWK, from the coding sequence ATGTTACGACAAATCAGCACTGCATTCCTCGTTATCGGATGCACTACCCTCAGTATCCTCGCGTCCGGCCAGACGTCCGATTCCTGGAAAATGAAACCTTCCCCACTGCAAACAAGGTGGGCCAAAGATGTCAAACCATCCAGCGTCCTGCCCGAATATCCCCGCCCACAAATGGTGCGGTCCGGATGGGAGAACCTCAATGGCCTCTGGAACTATACCATCACCAGCGCGGCTGAACAAACACCTCCCACCACCTACAGCAACCAGATACTCGTCCCATTCCCGCTGGAATCTGCCCTCTCTGGTGTCGGCAAAACATTACAGCCCGACCAGCGCCTGTGGTATAAACGGACTTTCAACAAACCAGCCTCCAAAGGAAAAGACAAAACCATACTCCACTTCGGTGCGGTAGATTATAACACCACCGTATTCCTCAACGGGAAAAAAATCGGTGAACATACCGGCGGATATACCGGCTTCAATATCGATATCACCGAACACCTGAAAGATAAAAACAATGAACTGGTAGTGTCTGTACTCGACCCTACCGATCAGGGCGACAACCCTCATGGCAAACAGGTATTGCAGCCCCGCAACATCCTCTACACCGGCAGCAGCGGCATCTGGCAGACCGTATGGCTTGAAACCGTACCCCCTGTATATATCGCCGACCTGAAAATGGTGCCGCAGATAGATCAGCAACGACTCGATATCCAGGTTAACACCGATGGTAACGCCAACGGCTATACCGTAGAAGCCATCGCCAGCAGCAAGGGAAATGTCATCGGCAGCATAAAAGGTAAACCCAATACCGACCTGCAACTGTCTGTACCCAATCCTCAACTCTGGTCTCCTAACACCCCTTTCCTCTACGATCTCTCCGTTAGACTGCTCTACAACAACAAAGTAGTTGATACGGTAGCATCCTACTTCGGTATGCGCAAAATAGAAATCAAAAAAGATGAAAACGGCCAGGAACGCATCTTCCTGAACGGTAAATATACCTACAACCTCGGCGTGCTCGACCAGGGCTTCTGGCCCGACGGGCTCTATGCGGCCCCCACAGACGAGGCCCTCAAATTTGATATTCTCGCGGTGAAATCCATGGGCTTCAACACCATCCGTAAACACGTAAAAGTAGAACCAGACCGCTGGTACTATCACTGCGACCGCGAAGGGATCCTCGTATGGCAGGATATGGTTACTTGTCCCAATACCACCGTCAGCTCCAGAAAAAACTTTGAAAAGGAAAATATCGCTACCGTCGCCCAACTCTATAACCACCCTTCCATCGTATGCTGGGTGCTGTTCAACGAAGGCTGGGCACGTTACGATCAGCAACGACTCACCGAAGCCATGAAACAGATGGACCCCTCCCGTCTGATCAACGGCCACACCGGTGAAAACTATGATCGTGAATCGCCTAAAGACCCCAACGAAAAATGGAAAAGCAGTGACCTCACCGACGTTCATGAATACCCCGGCCCAGGCATCTCTCCATCCCTCCCCGGCAAAGCAAGAGTACTCGGTGAATGGGGTGGTGTACAGGTAAGAACACCCAACCACCAATGGAACGCGGCAGAAGGATGGGGTTATATCACCAGTACAGCGGCCGGCTTTACCCGCAAATACGAACTCATGAACAAACACCTGAAGCTATATGAAGAAGAAGGATTAAGCGGCTCTATCTACACCGAACCCTTTGACGTGGAAACAGAAGAAAACGGCCTTGTCTCCTACGACCGCGAAGTAGTTAAAATACCCGTGGCCCGGTTAAGGCAGATACACGGCATCCTCGTACCTCCTACCAGTGACGTGGCGGCCGCTTTTATCGTAAAAGATATTGACACCACCAATCCGAACAATAATTACACCGCCCTGCTAGAAGAATACCGGAAAGGCAAAAAAGATCCGGCATTTCTGCAGCAACTGGCACAAATGGCTGCCAGTGTAAATGATAAATCCAATGCGGTTAAAATCGCCAATGATTTTATCGCACAGCTGAAAGCTCCATACACTAACAGCCAGTTGGCATTTATCAGTAAATTCACTACCAGCAGCCGTGACAAAGGATTTCAGCTACTCCTGGCCAATCGTGAACAAATCAACCAGGCACTGGGACAACGTCAGGCAGACCGAAAACTGATGGGCATCATCTTTGGCGAAGAGATCCAGCCATATGTGCAGGACGCCGCCGCCACACCCGACTGGAACAAAATAGAAGCAAAAACCAAACAATACGGCGCCCCCGGAGAAGAAATATTCCTGCGCGCCAAAACCATTCATCTGCTGAATCAGAAAGATTACGACAACTTCGCCACCACGGCAGACCAATACGTGGGTAAATGTGCCGCCTACATTTCAGCCAATGAGCTCAACACCTACGCATGGACCGTGTTTGAAAATCTCTCTGATCCCACTCATCTCAACAATGCGGCCAATTGGTGTCAGCATCTGCTGAAAGCAGGCGATAATCCGGCCTACATCGACACATACGCCAATGTGCTCTATAAAGCCGGTAAAAAAGAAGATGCAATCGCCTATGAAGAAAAAGCCGTTCAACTGGCACCATCAAGTGACAAAATGAATTATCAGGACACCCTGGATAAAATGAAAAAAGGTGAAAAAACCTGGAAATAA
- a CDS encoding efflux RND transporter periplasmic adaptor subunit, with translation MNIKTGLGIWTIMMVTACHGRLPEETPANTGTPVTVASPVTGTVEDTVVLNATATFLLKTLVKAVANGYLQTANVKLGQHVSSGQVLFSLKTKEAENLGNTINRLDSSFRFTGLIPIRATGNGYITQLAYQAGNYVQDGEQLATISDDRSFVFILNLPYELTPYLQDNRMLQLQLPDGQRLTGHLGEALPSVDSVAQTQHYVVRITTHKLIPENLVAKVILIKSRKTDAVLLPRAALLTNESQTDYWIMKLKDSMTAVKVPVQKGLEAGDRVEVLSPALTSQDRVLVSGNYGLPDTARVIIINH, from the coding sequence ATGAATATCAAAACAGGACTGGGCATATGGACGATCATGATGGTAACTGCCTGCCACGGCAGGCTTCCGGAGGAAACACCGGCCAACACCGGTACGCCCGTTACCGTAGCGTCCCCCGTCACGGGTACTGTGGAGGATACCGTAGTCCTGAACGCTACCGCTACCTTCCTGCTTAAAACCCTTGTCAAGGCCGTGGCCAACGGTTACCTGCAAACAGCCAATGTAAAACTCGGGCAACATGTTTCCAGCGGTCAGGTGCTCTTCTCCCTCAAAACAAAAGAAGCAGAAAACCTGGGCAATACCATCAACCGGCTTGATTCCTCCTTCCGCTTTACAGGGCTGATACCCATACGCGCCACCGGTAACGGGTATATCACCCAGCTGGCCTATCAGGCAGGCAACTACGTACAGGACGGAGAACAGCTGGCTACTATTTCAGATGACAGGAGCTTCGTTTTTATACTGAACCTGCCTTATGAACTGACACCTTACCTGCAGGACAACCGCATGTTGCAGCTGCAACTGCCCGATGGACAAAGGCTGACAGGACACCTGGGGGAAGCCCTGCCCAGCGTAGATTCAGTGGCACAAACACAACACTATGTAGTACGTATCACCACCCATAAACTGATACCGGAAAACCTGGTGGCCAAAGTAATACTGATCAAATCCAGGAAAACAGATGCAGTACTGTTGCCCCGCGCAGCACTGCTCACCAATGAATCCCAGACAGACTACTGGATTATGAAGCTGAAGGACAGCATGACAGCTGTGAAGGTGCCGGTACAAAAAGGGCTGGAAGCCGGCGACAGGGTAGAAGTGTTATCACCCGCCCTCACTTCACAGGACAGGGTGCTGGTGAGTGGTAACTACGGACTGCCGGATACGGCCAGGGTCATCATCATTAATCACTAG
- a CDS encoding DUF2064 domain-containing protein, protein MIEFNQALIVLARDKETTVANTRLKASVGDFKTREIFHHLLIHTQEIASYTTMDKYVVLEDKSDFGLWEEYIIFPRLAHSPGESMSLAFNLAFATGYQEVVMIGMDCPHLSPELLNEAFAILKRNEVVIGPAQHGGFYLLGMRRFYPELFEFIDSSSSHWLRRLLTAINNLQLRFTFLPTLNIVQELADVPEEWL, encoded by the coding sequence ATGATAGAGTTCAACCAGGCACTGATCGTCCTTGCGAGAGACAAGGAAACCACTGTGGCTAATACCCGGCTCAAAGCCTCTGTAGGCGATTTTAAAACCCGCGAGATATTCCACCATTTGCTGATTCACACACAGGAAATAGCATCCTATACTACCATGGATAAATATGTGGTGCTGGAAGATAAAAGTGATTTCGGACTATGGGAAGAATATATCATTTTCCCCAGACTGGCCCATAGCCCCGGAGAATCCATGTCGCTTGCCTTTAACCTGGCATTTGCGACGGGCTATCAGGAAGTGGTGATGATTGGTATGGACTGTCCGCATCTTTCCCCGGAGCTGCTGAATGAAGCTTTTGCCATCCTGAAACGGAATGAGGTGGTCATAGGTCCTGCTCAGCATGGGGGCTTTTATCTGCTGGGCATGCGGCGTTTTTATCCCGAATTGTTTGAGTTCATCGATTCCAGTTCGTCTCACTGGCTACGCCGACTGTTGACAGCCATCAACAACCTGCAGTTGCGTTTTACTTTTTTACCTACCCTGAATATTGTACAGGAACTGGCAGATGTGCCGGAGGAATGGTTATAA
- a CDS encoding TolC family protein, producing the protein MKKIRTTLLLLLILTQIQAQERNIQYFLEQGMVNSPLLKDYQNQLLSAAIDSMRLRASYGFLVNGNSTSTYAPTIHGYGYDNAISNGAQVSALVSASRLFVGKRNIENQFRAISLQNETTRNTAAITSQELKKNITAQYITAYGDWAQYLFNQDVLKLLQEESSLLIQLTRAGTYKQTDYLTFLVTLQQQELLVKQLQAQYQNNYALLNYLCGLTDTSFHELPDPVLQPENIPGPENTIFFRKFQLDSLQLKNSDAQIDYNYHPRVSLFADGGYNSTLAVDPYKNIGISAGVSLTVPIYDGKQRKMQHDKITLSEHTRRGYQDFFMQRYRQLIQQLTQQLQAAQQLIDQAGARIKYAEGLIQANRKLLMSGDVRIADYIIAINNYLNAKNIITLNTINKYQLINQLNYWNRIN; encoded by the coding sequence ATGAAAAAAATCAGGACAACGCTCCTGCTGCTGTTGATACTAACCCAGATACAGGCACAGGAACGGAACATACAATACTTCCTGGAACAGGGGATGGTCAACAGCCCCCTGTTAAAAGACTATCAAAATCAACTGCTGTCTGCCGCTATAGACAGCATGCGCCTCCGTGCCAGCTACGGATTCCTGGTCAACGGTAACAGCACCAGCACCTATGCGCCCACTATCCACGGCTATGGCTATGATAACGCCATCAGCAACGGCGCCCAGGTAAGTGCCCTCGTTTCGGCCTCCCGCCTGTTCGTGGGAAAACGCAACATCGAAAACCAGTTCCGCGCCATCTCCCTGCAAAATGAAACTACCCGCAACACCGCCGCCATCACCAGCCAGGAACTGAAAAAAAATATCACCGCACAATATATTACCGCCTATGGCGACTGGGCCCAGTACCTGTTCAACCAGGACGTACTGAAACTTCTGCAGGAAGAATCCTCCCTGCTGATTCAGCTCACCAGGGCAGGGACCTACAAACAAACAGATTACCTCACCTTCCTCGTCACCTTGCAACAACAGGAATTATTGGTGAAACAACTGCAGGCACAGTACCAGAACAACTACGCCCTGCTCAATTACCTCTGCGGCCTGACGGATACCTCTTTTCATGAACTGCCGGACCCCGTCCTGCAGCCGGAAAATATACCCGGACCGGAAAACACCATCTTCTTCCGGAAATTCCAGCTCGATAGCCTGCAACTGAAAAACAGCGACGCTCAAATCGATTATAACTACCACCCCAGAGTCAGCCTTTTCGCAGATGGAGGATATAACAGCACTCTGGCAGTGGACCCCTATAAAAATATAGGCATCAGCGCCGGTGTCAGCCTTACCGTACCCATCTACGACGGTAAACAACGAAAAATGCAACACGATAAAATAACCCTCTCTGAACACACACGGAGAGGATACCAGGATTTTTTTATGCAACGGTACCGGCAACTGATACAGCAGTTAACACAACAATTGCAGGCCGCCCAGCAACTGATAGACCAGGCAGGCGCCCGGATAAAATATGCGGAAGGGCTGATACAGGCCAACCGTAAACTGTTGATGAGTGGTGATGTTAGGATTGCAGATTATATCATCGCTATTAATAATTATCTCAATGCAAAAAATATCATCACCCTCAACACTATTAATAAATATCAGCTGATCAACCAGCTGAACTACTGGAACCGTATTAATTAG
- a CDS encoding RNA polymerase sigma-70 factor, producing MMESYTDVQLVTDLKIGSEWAFTQIYNRYYRRLHVEANFLLKDSEEAADVVHDVLIIIWNRRDKLADNLHLKSYLITCIKNKCMDRIRRNAVKDRNVHMYMHLKEMTVNFNPMERKELSLQMANAINALPVGQRTVFEMSYLEDKTQREIVAEKHLSLQTVKNQMSTTLRILRKKLKSSHDL from the coding sequence ATGATGGAATCATACACTGATGTGCAATTGGTAACTGATCTGAAGATCGGGAGCGAATGGGCATTTACGCAGATTTACAACCGTTACTACCGGCGTTTGCATGTGGAAGCCAACTTCCTGTTGAAAGATTCCGAGGAGGCGGCCGATGTGGTACATGATGTGCTGATTATCATCTGGAACAGGAGGGATAAGCTGGCAGACAATCTCCACCTGAAGAGTTATCTGATCACCTGTATTAAGAATAAGTGTATGGACCGGATACGGCGTAATGCGGTAAAGGACCGGAACGTACATATGTATATGCATTTGAAGGAGATGACGGTCAACTTCAATCCTATGGAGCGGAAGGAGCTGTCGCTTCAGATGGCGAATGCCATTAACGCGTTGCCTGTGGGGCAGCGTACTGTATTTGAAATGTCCTACCTGGAAGATAAAACCCAACGTGAAATTGTAGCAGAAAAACACCTATCGCTGCAAACTGTCAAAAACCAAATGAGTACCACCCTCAGAATTCTCAGGAAAAAATTAAAATCTTCCCACGACCTATAG
- a CDS encoding STN domain-containing protein: MLKYLPHQTSLRKTTWIVLLWLPLAAFSHQHSSDQAEKVKVRVNVRNTPLKDVFKLISRQTGLTFFGSNSGSYDMKVSLHAADTELTKLLDDLLSPLNFSWEISGKVIIIRKKSDPPMTPQSMEIISSSPARPAMAE; encoded by the coding sequence ATGCTCAAATATTTACCTCACCAGACTTCCCTCCGCAAGACGACCTGGATCGTCCTACTCTGGCTTCCCCTCGCAGCCTTCTCCCATCAACATTCCTCAGACCAGGCCGAAAAAGTAAAAGTCCGAGTCAATGTACGCAATACACCCCTCAAAGATGTCTTTAAACTGATCAGCAGACAAACCGGCCTCACTTTCTTCGGCAGCAACTCCGGTTCCTACGACATGAAGGTATCCCTCCACGCTGCCGATACCGAACTCACCAAACTACTCGATGACCTCCTCAGTCCCCTCAATTTCTCCTGGGAAATATCCGGTAAAGTCATCATCATCAGAAAAAAATCAGATCCCCCCATGACCCCACAATCCATGGAAATAATCTCCAGCAGCCCGGCACGCCCTGCCATGGCTGAATAA
- a CDS encoding FecR family protein, which yields MDYEKIRELTFDELLGTISDEEKALLYNAIEADSQARSIWESIHGDRPRLLADASESFAQHPVEEVLTNLHKRSRILYVRKACSIAAACLLAITGSWYLLRHYTNNGQQPVAALRNNMDSTIRLVTADGKTIDLSADSSGIQVDHTILNNTHQTLSIDARHQTGSGMNTLTVPHGKDYNLLLADGTQVQLNAGTTISFPFSFNGTKREVTVNGEAYFQIAAKAEQPFIVHLPGNTISVLGTAFNINTYDSGSVKVALVEGAVKVASSRQNEVLKPGFEITSSNTGMTTATFDPDKVLSWRTGVYTFENASLQELAPVILRWYGIIVMMDNQRVSSRRFFGIIDRNQPLQAFLHNLEAADGVKSHYDQNGILHFE from the coding sequence ATGGATTATGAAAAAATACGGGAACTGACTTTTGACGAGCTGTTGGGCACTATCAGCGACGAAGAGAAGGCATTGCTTTACAACGCTATTGAAGCAGATTCCCAAGCACGCAGTATCTGGGAAAGCATACACGGGGACAGGCCCCGTTTGCTGGCTGATGCAAGCGAAAGCTTTGCACAACACCCCGTTGAAGAGGTCCTCACCAACCTCCACAAACGGAGCAGGATTCTTTATGTAAGGAAAGCCTGCAGTATTGCAGCAGCCTGCCTGCTGGCCATCACCGGCAGCTGGTATCTGCTCAGGCATTACACAAACAATGGGCAACAGCCTGTTGCAGCACTCCGGAACAACATGGATTCCACCATCCGCCTGGTAACGGCAGATGGCAAAACCATAGATCTCAGTGCTGACTCATCCGGCATACAGGTAGACCATACCATTTTAAACAACACACATCAAACGCTGAGCATCGATGCCCGCCACCAAACCGGCAGCGGGATGAATACACTCACCGTTCCCCATGGGAAAGACTACAATCTCCTGCTGGCAGACGGTACCCAGGTACAGCTGAACGCAGGTACTACCATCAGCTTCCCGTTCAGCTTCAACGGCACCAAACGTGAAGTGACCGTTAACGGAGAAGCCTACTTCCAGATTGCCGCCAAAGCAGAGCAGCCTTTTATCGTGCATCTGCCAGGCAATACGATCAGTGTCCTGGGAACAGCCTTTAATATCAACACCTACGACTCCGGCTCCGTAAAAGTAGCCCTGGTTGAAGGTGCTGTGAAAGTAGCCTCCTCCCGGCAGAACGAAGTCCTCAAACCAGGCTTTGAAATCACCAGCAGCAACACGGGTATGACAACAGCTACCTTCGACCCGGATAAAGTATTGAGCTGGCGCACAGGCGTATACACTTTCGAAAATGCCTCCCTGCAGGAACTAGCCCCTGTCATACTGCGGTGGTACGGCATTATTGTAATGATGGACAACCAAAGAGTTAGTAGCAGACGCTTCTTCGGAATCATAGACAGGAACCAACCCCTGCAGGCTTTTCTCCACAACCTGGAAGCAGCAGACGGTGTAAAATCCCATTATGATCAAAATGGTATCCTCCACTTTGAGTAG